A stretch of the Osmerus eperlanus chromosome 10, fOsmEpe2.1, whole genome shotgun sequence genome encodes the following:
- the mapk8ip1b gene encoding C-Jun-amino-terminal kinase-interacting protein 1, with amino-acid sequence MADREKSNPSPSGRSASGRRVQVDSPASFRLTHDISLEEFEDEDLSEITDIQDECGMSLNCNGLEVKGHVRRGTNSVSGRAELGAVGHIHTEMLHLDLIDDDDSYCGDTEPSKPCATASLLATKDPTATVTMDTYRPKRPTTLNLFPMVPRTQDTLNNNSFGKKYSWQEKVSRSASPLKTGDLPPPHEHTCLSDEDKQRQGGGTQVGVAQTKDCGTSTDGPCRRGHAPVTTGTRSKLQDRKPPPPPQDYAPLRPRGDGAEDRIHYTTDVCLEPTEEIYLTPVLRSSESLHDHAHAQPDLPPSQQPEHGRMSLSSDTEGPPPYQPLPDRTNPCISEEDEVYVAPPPSYASCMEALATPPAPLGGSAMRLQGAGLGVVGAGLGVVGAGLGVVGAGLGVVGAGLGRGPGGPGAPPRTSMSSEASGLSYDSVKYTLVVDEHAQLELISLRQCYQGYSDDSDTATVYDNCVSSPYESAIGEEGEEEEEGEGEEEGEEEEEERARVGGGRREASACLSDDSTPEADLNFSKKFLNVFLNGRSRSSSAESFGLVSCVINGEEKDQTHRAVYRFIPRHDDELELEVEDPLLVLFQGEDYWYEGYNMRSGAHGIFPAFYATEIAKEPRALTEGRTSEWVDRYRLKFLGSVQVPYHKGNDVLCAAMQKIATNRRLTVQYNPPSSCILEINMKGVKLMVQDDYYASDRSNECNHFFQLKNVSFCGCHPKNSKYFGFITKHPADQRFACHVFVSESSTKPLAQSVGKAFQLYYKEFVEFSCPTEDIYLE; translated from the exons GGCCATGTGAGGCGGGGGACCAATAGCGTGTCAGGGAGGGCGGAGCTAGGAGCTGTCGGACACATCCACACGGAGATGCTTCATTTGGACCTGATCGACGACGACGACAGTTACTGCGGCGACACAGAACCCTCCAAGCCGTGCGCCACAGCATCCCTGCTAGCGACCAAGGACCCCACGGCAACCGTAACCATGGATACCTACCGTCCCAAGAGACCTACGACCCTTAACCTCTTCCCCATGGTGCCACGCACGCAG GATACGCTGAACAACAATTCGTTTGGTAAGAAGTACAGCTGGCAGGAGAAAGTGTCTCGGTCGGCCTCCCCCCTCAAGACAG GtgaccttccccccccccacgagCACACCTGTCTGAGCGACGAGGACAAGCAGCGGCAGGGGGGCGGGACCCAGGTGGGCGTGGCCCAGACCAAGGACTGCGGCACGTCCACGGACGGCCCCTGCCGCCGAGGCCACGCCCCTGTCACCACGGGAACACGCTCCAAGCTGCAGGATAGGAagccgccgccaccgccgcagGACTACGCGCCCCTGCGCCCCAGGGGGGACGGGGCGGAGGACAGGATACACTACACCACGGACGTGTGTCTGGAGCCCACCGAGGAGATCTACCTCACGCCCGTGCTGCGCTCCTCAGAGTCCCTCCATGACCACGCCCACGCTCAgccagacctccctccctcccagcagccAGAGCACGGGCGCATGTCCCTCAGCTCAGACACCGAAGGCCCGCCTCCCTACCAGCCCCTCCCCGACCGGACCAATCCCTGCATCAGCGAGGAGGACGAGGTCTACGTGGCCCCGCCCCCTTCTTACGCCTCGTGCATGGAGGCACTCGccacccctcccgcccccctcggGGGCTCTGCC ATGAGGCTGCAGGGGGCGGGACTGGGTGTGGTGGGGGCGGGACTGGGTGTGGTGGGGGCGGGACTGGGTGTGGTGGGGGCGGGACTGGGTGTGGTGGGGGCGGGACTGG gcagggggccggggggccccgGGGCCCCACCTCGGACTTCCATGAGTTCTGAGGCCAGCGGCCTTTCGTACGACTCTGTGAAATACACGCTGGTGGTGGACGAACACGCCCAGCTGGAACTTATCAGCCTTCGGCAGTGTTACCAAGGTTACAGCGATGACAGCGACACGGCAACCGTATACGACAACTGCGTCTCGTCTCCGTATGAGTCGGCCatcggggaggagggggaggaggaggaggagggggagggggaggaggagggggaggaggaggaggaggagcgagccagggtgggaggggggaggagagaggccagcGCTTGTCTCTCTGATGACTCCACCCCGGAGGCAGACCTGAACTTCTCTAAGAAGTTCCTCAACGTCTTCCTCAACGGACGCTCACGCTCCTCCA gcGCAGAGTCCTTCGGCCTGGTCTCCTGTGTGATCAACGGAGAGGAGAAGGACCAGACACACAGGGCTGTGTACAG gTTCATCCCCCGTCATGATGatgagctggagctggaggtggaggaccccCTGCTGGTGCTGTTCCAGGGGGAGGACTATTGGTACGAGGGCTACAACATGCGCTCTGGCGCCCACGGCATCTTCCCAGCCTTCTACGCCACGGAGATTGCCAAGGAGCCCCGCGCCCTCACAG AGGGGAGGACGTCTGAGTGGGTGGACAGATACCGCCTGAAGTTCCTGGGGTCGGTCCAGGTGCCCTACCACAAGGGGAACGATGTGCTGTGTGCAGCCATGCAGAAG ATTGCGACCAATAGGAGGTTGACAGTCCAGTATAACCCTCCCTCATCATGTATCCTGGAGATTAACATGAAGGGAGTCAAACTGATGGTGCAGGACGACTATTACGCTTCCGACAGA agtAACGAGTGCAACCACTTCTTCCAGCTAAAGAACGTGTCCTTCTGTGGATGTCATCCCAAGAACAGCAA gtaCTTTGGCTTCATCACGAAGCACCCAGCCGACCAGAGGTTTGCCTGCCACGTGTTTGTGTCGGAGAGCTCCACCAAGCCCCTGGCCCAGTCTGTGGG GAAAGCCTTTCAGTTGTACTATAAGGAGTTTGTTGAGTTCTCCTGCCCTACAGAAGACATCTATCTGGAGTGA